A single Lactuca sativa cultivar Salinas chromosome 8, Lsat_Salinas_v11, whole genome shotgun sequence DNA region contains:
- the LOC111881788 gene encoding uncharacterized protein LOC111881788, with translation MDKQTSIESQGSVHVPINIFEPQSSVETSTSNENTSSSVSGRRQVTRAPEKKLTLFALRLAVLEKAATGLGTLGFIWATVVLLGGFAITIDQTDFWFITIILLIEGTRIFSRSHELEWQHQATWSLTDAGISSFRAVKSRSHIVIRACKAVFGYNGGSREVRETASHLRKVKGRYLEKKKTLNRTWTSSDVPLLPYGQWVFLSRNISRLLYWLQLASATACVVLSLIKLVKQNFGEIEKGDTDKRNRKSALIIFYSLALAEAMLFLLEKAYWEWKVIIKKLLDKINDECELGPTGMVSVRRFFYDAYSKCVNGSIFDGLKMDLVSFAMELLDSDSSDEQLIGVRILKNFTKNQRFSEDTLQKIGITITVIERLVEMLNWKDPQEEEIRKSAAEILAKLAGKKQNSLRVAGIPGAMESISCLLNTHRNHSATACGEIPRKEIISDKENYGYWEFNQLGLQILKKLAHDHNNCGKIGNTKGLLAKIIDFTHAGERLLTDTRVTESQILTVKRSLQVVKMLVSTTGGTGRQLRSEISEVVFTITYIRDILKYGEKHPMLQKLGIEILTSLALENDATERIGATGGVLKELFNIFFREGLPENQNHVRIAAGEAIGMLAFESATNSHRILKLKVSEKLVDALDNPLLRINAAIILRNLCIYSGPGFFQQLRGITMAAPTVLREMMTQENKLQEVMVGLAAHVLGYMTSNEANAMFKKAGIQEYDLAMALVQILKKNPQPQTKIPRIRRYVVELVTWMMKNNNKNIDIFKHLEMEEELEGILETTSEVESFNIFSGAIGLSRYKTSIHSLVEIAMDLIKDE, from the exons ATGGATAAACAAACATCAATAGAAAGCCAAGGTAGCGTTCATGTCCCAATCAACATTTTCGAACCACAAAGCAGCGTCGAAACATCAACCAGCAATGAGAATACATCATCATCGGTTTCAGGAAGAAGACAAGTGACCCGAGCACCGGAGAAGAAGCTGACTCTCTTTGCCCTCCGGCTAGCGGTTCTGGAGAAAGCAGCCACCGGGCTAGGAACCCTCGGATTCATCTGGGCCACCGTGGTTTTACTAGGTGGATTCGCCATCACTATAGATCAAACAGATTTCTGGTTCATTACTATAATTCTGTTGATAGAAGGCACTCGGATTTTTAGCCGGAGCCACGAGCTTGAATGGCAGCACCAAGCAACTTGGTCGCTCACCGATGCCGGAATCAGTAGTTTCCGGGCAGTCAAGTCTAGATCGCATATAGTCATCAGAGCTTGTAAGGCGGTGTTCGGTTATAATGGTGGTAGTAGAGAGGTTAGAGAGACTGCTTCACATCTGCGAAAGGTAAAAGGTAGAtacttggagaagaagaagacgtTGAATCGGACATGGACGAGTTCAGATGTTCCTCTTCTTCCATATGGTCAATGGGTGTTCTTATCAAGAAATATCAGTCGTCTTCTTTATTGGCTTCAGTTAGCATCAGCAACAGCTTGCGTGGTGTTGTCGTTGATAAAGCTGGTGAAGCAAAACTTTGGAGAAATTGAGAAAGGAGATACTGATAAGAGAAACAGGAAATCGGCTTTGATTATCTTCTACTCATTGGCGTTAGCTGAAGCGATGTTGTTTCTTTTAGAGAAAGCTTATTGGGAATGGAAGGTGATTATCAAGAAACTGTTGGATAAGATAAACGATGAGTGTGAGTTGGGACCAACGGGGATGGTTTCTGTTCGGAGGTTTTTCTATGATGCATACTCGAAATGCGTTAATGGAAGCATCTTCGATGGGTTGAAGATGGATTTGGTTTCATTCGCGATGGAGCTTTTGGACTCGGATTCCTCCGATGAGCAGCTGATCGGAGTCAGAATCTTGAAAAACTTCACGAAAAATCAGCGGTTTTCAGAAGATACACTTCAGAAAATCGGAATCACGATTACAGTGATAGAACGGTTGGTTGAAATGCTAAACTGGAAAGACCCACAGGAGGAGGAGATTAGGAAATCAGCGGCGGAGATACTGGCGAAACTCGCCGGAAAAAAACAAAACTCCCTTCGTGTTGCCGGGATTCCAGGCGCCATGGAGTCGATTTCTTGTCTGTTGAACACCCATAGAAACCATAGCGCTACCGCATGTGGTGAAATCCCGAGAAAAGAGATAATTTCCGACAAAGAAAACTACGGGTACTGGGAATTCAATCAATTGGGtcttcaaatcttgaagaaactCGCTCATGATCATAACAACTGTGGAAAGATCGGGAACACGAAGGGTCTTCTAGCGAAAATCATAGATTTCACCCACGCCGGAGAGAGATTATTAACGGATACCCGGGTCACAGAATCTCAGATTCTTACAGTGAAAAGATCTTTACAGGTGGTGAAGATGCTCGTCAGCACCACCGGTGGCACTGGTAGACAGCTCCGATCAGAGATATCGGAGGTGGTTTTCACGATCACTTACATAAGAGATATATTAAAGTATGGTGAGAAACACCCGATGTTACAGAAACTTGGGATCGAGATTTTGACAAGTTTGGCATTGGAAAACGATGCAACGGAGAGAATAGGGGCTACCGGAGGTGTTTTGAAGGAGTTGTTTAACATTTTCTTTAGAGAAGGATTGCCGGAAAACCAGAATCATGTGAGAATAGCCGCCGGAGAAGCAATTGGGATGCTCGCATTTGAAAGCGCCACCAATTCTCATCGTATTTTGAAGTTGAAAGTGAGTGAGAAGCTTGTTGATGCTTTGGATAATCCGTTGCTTCGTATAAATGCGGCGATAATTTTAAGGAATTTATGCATTTACAGTGGACCAGGGTTCTTTCAACAGCTACGAGGCATAACCATGGCTGCACCTACT GTGCTCAGAGAAATGATGACACAAGAAAACAAGTTGCAGGAAGTGATGGTGGGACTAGCAGCACATGTCTTAGGATATATGACATCAAATGAAGCTAATGCCATGTTCAAGAAAGCCGGGATACAAGAGTATGATTTAGCAATGGCACTCGtgcaaattttgaagaaaaatccACAACCACAAACCAAGATTCCAAGAATAAGGAGATATGTAGTCGAGTTGGTAACTTGGATGatgaaaaataacaataaaaatatcgATATTTTCAAGCATCTTGAGATGGAAGAAGAGTTGGAAGGTATTTTAGAGACGACCTCAGAAGTAGAAAGTTTTAATATTTTCTCTGGGGCGATTGGATTGAGTCGGTACAAGACATCTATTCATTCACTAGTTGAGATAGCAATGGACTTGATCAAAGATGAGTAA